TAGCCAATGACAGAAGGAAGCAGGCAGTCCATGGTAGCTGAAAAGGATCCAGATGCATCCAGATATCAGTCCCCTGAGAGCTTTCctgagctcctggttcctcaggctgtagatgagggggttcagggctggaggcaccactgagtacagaactgacagggccagatccagggatggggacaagaTGGACGGGGGCTTCAGGTAGGCAAAGAGGACAGTGCTGAGGAAGAGAGAGACCacggccaggtgagggaggcaggtggaaaaggctttgtgccgtccctgctcagaggggatcctcagcacagccctgaagatctgcacataggagaaaacaatgaacacaaacaACACAATAATAGCGTGGCACTGAACATAATAAGTCGAACTTCCATTAAATAGGAGTGTGAGCAAGAGAGCCTGAGGAtctgtgggatttcacagaagaactggccaagggcattgccatggcaaAGGGACAGGGAAAATGTGTTGGCCGTGTGCATGAGAGCactgagaaaggcactggcccaggcagctgctgccatgtgggcacaagctctgctgcccaggagggtcccatagtgcaggggtttgcagatggacacgtagcGGTCGTAGCACAGAATGGTCAGCAGTTATGCAAATATTCTGCAGTTAAAATGTCATGCTGTGAGCAGACCAGAACAATGCAGCATCCTCACCACtcaaggagaacacatccacaCCTCACCAGCTGTCTCCTTCTGCCCACATCTTGtcccccagtgctggcagcagctcccagggctggctgagagctgtccctggcaggcagcagagtccctgccccagcacagagccctgggctgcaggaccctgctctgcaggacagccctgggcacccctggctgCTCCACACCAGAGATAATCAGGGAATGTACTCACAGAGTCTGTAGGCATTGAGATGTTCCAGCTTGAGGagatccctgcaggagctgcagctgcactgtcctgcagccagaggtTCCTGTGTCAAGGGCTGGCAGTGATTCTCCCCCAGTCCCTTCTCAGCACCTTCCCAGCCCTGAGTGATTGAagctctctgtgcctctgtgctgtgcccggggtggctgcaggcagagccccagccctgctgggctgggagaagagctgctcatcaagagaaatgtgttttgaagCTCTTCTTGGTTGCCAGGATCgtcctctgtgccaggagcccggcccagctcagcagcacaaggaCTTGAATGACCCTCTCAGGGTTTGTGCTGAGGCCCTGAACATCAGTCCCTGAGAGGGAGCTGAAGAAACCTCTCCAGAACTCCAAGCCAGAATCCAGCTCCAAAGTTTCTTGAAGTTTTAATGGGTCCCACTGAGGGACATGACAGAGAAAGTGTCCCCAGgccccagccagagcagagaactgcaggcagtgatggcAGGGGGGACAAAGAGAAGCCAAGTCTTGGTgtcctggggcacagcagcctctgtgccaCCAAGGGCTGCCAGGAGACCCCTTGTCCTGAGGCCCTGGggcctcctggcacagccccagcaaggCTGGGCACTGTCAGCCCCTTGTCCTGCCCTCAGCATCCCCCTCCCATCCCAGTTGCCTCAAGGATCTGCTGGAAGGAGTCCCTGGGGAGCCTTGGTCAGGAATGGCCCTGGGTGGCTCCTTAATGCTCCCAGGGACTGCAGGTTCTTCCAAGGACTTTGGGTTTAACTTTTGCCTTAAAGTCTCTGAGAAGTTTCTGCAATCATGGCCTCCAATTATCTGCTTTAATTAGTCCCTTGAGAGGCTTTGTCAGTAACAACACTCTGTGGGGCTCATTAAGGGTTCAAGGTACTTCAGTTATTTTATGGTACTTGGTGTTTCCCTTTTCAAACTGACTCTGTGAGAGGTTTGTATAATCATGGCCCCAATTATCTACTTTAACAAGTCCCTTGGGATTCCTGGTCAGTAAAAATCCTCAGTGTGGCTCAATATTATTTCAGGGTACTCAAAGTttataaaataactttttttttttttgctcctgaGTCTTTGAGAGGTTTGTACAATCATGGCCTCCAATTATCTGCCTTAACCAGTCCCTTGAGAGCTTTGCATTGACACTCAGTGGGGCTCATGAATGCTTGGAGATACTCAAGGTGTTTAAGGTTCTTTGGATTTCCCTTCCCACACTGAGTCTCTGAGAGGTTTTTGTACAGTTCTGGCCCAAGTTCTCTCTTCCAGGGACTCCACGAGGAGCCTGTGTTGGGGATGGACCTCACTGGAACCCAATAATGCTTCAAGAcactttgggtttttcttctgaCTTTGATTTGTGGACAGGTTTGTGCAATCTCCTCTCAGGCCCTGAGGTTCCAGGGCTCAGCACCAAATGCACCACAGGGCTCATAGGGATCAAACAAGTCCTGACAAACCATGGCTGTGCCTTGATTTCCCTCTGTTCTGGTGCAGTTCATTAGAAAGTCTTTTCTCCTAGAGTtatggagaaatatttcaaggaGCTTCTAATAAATCCACACTCCTATTTGCAAGAATGCATTTCTCTCATTAGAAAAAATGTGACTGCAGCACTCTATGATTGATATTGACCAAGAGTCTCCCCCAGGAGGTCTGGCAAggtcagagaagctgtgccttgAGGTCTGACCCAGTGTGGACAACCTTGCTCCACATCCCCAACCCCATCCTGTCTCCCCTCACTCATCTGGGACCTGCTTTGCTTGGAGAACTGGCTGCACTCAGGTAAAGAGagatttccttccttttttagCAATCTCAAACTCCTGAGTTTCAGACAATCTCCTTAAGTGTGTGCCAAGCCCAAGGTGCCACCAAAGAGGTTCCCCTTCCCCAAGGCAGAACCATGCCAGGAATGTTTTAGACACACAGGAAGTTCTACAATAAACACAAAGCCAGAGTTGGCTGAAGGCAGAATGAGACCAACTGCAGAAGGACAGACAAGCTTTGAACTCCTtgcagctgaaagctgcaggtGGGTTGTTGGGAGGTGTGAGTGAGCCAGGAGTGAGGGCAAGGCAAATGCAGAGAGGCCTGGAAGTGCTTGTGTGCAGACAGGTTTTGGGGAAGGGCACTGCAGGcctgccctgggccagcagtGAGGGTGGCTCATCATCCCACCCTGCACTgggcctgggcaggggctgtggccaTGGACACTGCACTGACCCcactgctggctttgggtgccACCGCAACCCCCATCAGTTCAGGTTCCCTTGGACAGCACCCCAAGGAGCCATTTCTGCAGCCAGGTTCTGTGGCCActtgcaggcagagctgttgctgacctggctgccagggcaacCCTGAGGACAAAGCGGTGCCGGGGCTGTTCCAGGTACAATTGCAGTGACACTCGTTGGTGCCCTCAGGTGCCCTGGCAGCGGCCACAGGGACCCGTTCCTTGGTTTGGTCCATGGCAACCAAGGTCTGGAGCCGCTGGGATGGTTGGTTGCCATGGAAACCTGCCCTGGCCCTTGCTCAGGGCTGGTgtcagtgcccagggccagagGGGATCCTatgctggggctggtggcacGGCCACCTGCCCTGTGCCGCGCTGGCTGCTCAGGCGCCGTGGAACCAGCAGCAAACGCCACTGCCAGGGCCAAAGGCCAGCTCAGCCTGACAgaaagggacagggctgggcactgtTTCCATGGCAACCCTCCCTGGGACACCACTCCTGGGTTACCTGTCCTGGCAATTGCCATGGAAACACGGCTCATTGGAAATGCAGGGGTGGACAAAGGTTTTAGTAGGGCCTGTCACAACAGGACAGAGGGTGGTGGATTTAAACTAAAGGAAGAGAGGTTCAGATAAGGAGAGATAAGGAGTGATAAGGAGAGATAAGGAGTGATAAGGAGAGATAAGGAgagataaggaagaaatttttgaTGCTGAGGTTGGTGATCCACCAGGACAggttcccagggaggtggtcaatgcccatccctggaaacgttcaagtgcagctgggacagggctctgaacaacctgatctGGTGAAAGATGTCCCAGCTCATGGCAGGGCTTTGAATGAgatgagcactgcagggctcttcccacccaaaccattccaggactGCATGGGGAGAAGGGGCTGCTCAGTGCACTCCATCCACTGCCTTGACTCCTCCTTGTCTCTGCTGGACCCCACATGCAGCAGCCAAACCCAGCCCCTTCTCTggcctttcctgcccttccccaggggctgacagagccaggctggcacaggtgaccTTGAGGCTTTGCAGGGCTCAggcccagcagctgtgccagagtcagggctgaggtcacactctgtgggctggggcagagcccaggcagaaatgagccctggcccagcagctctgcagtggtggccACCAGGCCCGGGTGCCAAGGGAGGCTTCTGGCCATGGcctggaagcagctgctgctgccaaggagCCTTTGGTGCCTCAGGCTCTCCttggcacagctcccagcacggcACTCTGCCCTTGTGCCCGAGCCCTTCACTGTcttggggctggcctggggcttttcctgcagctgcatctGCCCGGGTCCTGGCACAGGAaaggcagttcctgctgcagcaggaggctctgcctACAACGGGCTTCAAAAACTCCAACAAGGCCCTGTTTACTTCAACATTGCTTCCTAGAGCACTATATTCTAATAATTGTTATAGCTCCTATACTGTGGAGTAAATAActctttctttaatttcctcTGTAGTGTGAATAAACTTTTCTATCTAATCCTGATCATAATCAATCACAGCTGTATTTATAGAATTATATCTGTTGTTCCATCATTAATCCAATGGGACAAATGGTATTACAGTTCAATTCAACCTGTCCAGTCTTTACACATAAACCTTTGACAAAGTCTGGGGCTAAgatccagctgctcccagtctCCTCTCTTAGATAGAATTTTAAATGTCTGCTCATCCAGGAAGTGTTTGAAGATCCATGTTTGCTCTTGGGTGTCATTTCTCCAGCTCATGACTCAGCAGGAGTTTCTCCCATGAAGAAATAAAGCTTTTGCCTGAAGCTCCCACTGTGTCCATGACAggaagccctgtgagtgtcTGGGACATCCCggctctttggcagcctgggGACTCCTGGGATGTCACCGTGGAGCCCCTGTGAGTGCCTGTGACAGATGGGTGCCTTTGCAGCCCGAggtgccctgggatggcccCATGGAATGGCTGTGACTGCCTGTGACCACAGGGCTCTTTACAATGCCCAGAAAGCCCTGGATGGTGTCCATGGAGCCCCTGTCTGTGCCTGTGACATTCCAGCTCTTGGACAGCCTGGAGACTCCTGGAAAGTGCCCTTGGAATCCCTCTGAGGGGCTGTGACAACTCAGTTCCTTAGCAGGGAAACATCACCAGGATCTCTTACACTGGTCAGTTTCCATGGCAACCACCACAGCCCCTGTTGCTATGCTCAGTTTCCATGGCAACCACCACCAACCCCTGTTGCCATGGTCAGTCCCTTGGCATCTCCATGCAGACCCCATGCCAGGGGTGGTTGCCATGGacaccagctcagccctgcagccagagtcCGTTGCCATGGCAACCAttttccatcccattcccattcccatgggatcccagaaccacagaattggctgagctgggagggacccctcaggatcctccagtccaactcctggccctgctcagaaAACCAcaacaatcccagcctgggcctggcagcgctgtccaaacgCTGCTGGAGCTCCgagagccctggagctgggacccttccctgggagcctgttcagtgccccagcagcctctgggggaaaaaccttCTCCTCACATCCAGCCCAAACCTGCCCCGACTCAGCTCCAGCCGTTCCTGcactcctgtccctgggcaccagAGGGAAGaggctcccacagctccagccagggaCCCGCTCCCAAGGCTCTtgccagggcagccagggctggcaccagcTGGGATGCTCGGTTTCCATGGGCCGGGCTTTAGGAATGGGATTCCCCaatttcctgctcctgctaaAACCGTGCTGCCGCTCGCTGCCCTCCAGCCTCCCCCTGAAAGTACAAAAGGCAAAGatcccaggctgggagaagaacaatttactgggaACAGCAACAAGATAAGGAACaaataggaacagaaaaaatattgataACAGAAGGGGTAAGAAAAACAATATACAGAGAaaactacaacaacaacaactggCTCTTCCTGGCCATGTATTTCCTCCGGCCTGGAATGGACACCCTTCTCCCTGGGGAAGAGAGAGTCCCTTTCCTGGCCCCTGGCAATGACCTGAGATGAGATCAAATACAATGAGTCAATGGCCAGACCCTCACGTTCTTCAATCCCACCTCACATCATTGCtaggggcagggagagggacaggtgTCTTCCCAGCATGGGTTAAGGGAAATGTGGGTCACCAGGGCTCTTCCCAATGTGGGTCCTCTGATGGAGGATGAGGTTGGAGACGCACATGAAGCCATTTCCATAGCTGGGGCATTCGCAGGGCTTCCCTTACCGGTGTCTGTGTTGGTGTTGGGTCAAGGCAGAGCTGTctgagaagctcttcccacactggggacacttgtagggcctctccccagtgtggatgcgcAGGTGGGTGACGAGGGTGGAGTTGTGCTTGAAACCCTTCCCACAgtcagggcagcggaagggcctctcgTCTGTGTGAATGCGCTGGTGCACGAGGAGAGtggagctggtctgaaacctcttctcACACTGGGAACActtgtagggcctctccccagtgtgagTCATTTGGTGGATGATCATTTTGGACCTCTGgttgaagcccttcccacattccccacactggTAGGGCCTATCCCCAGTGTGGGTTCTCTTGTGGACAGTcaagctggagctgtggctgaagctcttcccacactccgcacactcatagggcctctccccatTATGGATCCTCATGTGGACAatcagggcagagctgtctctgcagcccttcccacattccccacactggtagggccgttccccagtgtggatcctttGGTGGCGGATCAGGGAGGAGTTCTGGctaaagctcttcccacacttcAAGCACTCATAGCACCTCTCTTTGTCATGACGCTGCTCATGGGCCATGAGGTCTGAGCTCTGGCTGGATCTCTTACCACGTCCCTGGAATAGAGTGGGTATTTCCTCATCAGAACATCCTTGGATGGGTGTGGAGCCCTTCTTAATGTGAAATCTCTGGTACTTTTCCTCCCGGCTGGATTCCTCTTCTGTGGATCCACTCAAAATGGCctcttccatgaggttctgctgTCGGGATTTGTCCTCTCTGGTCTCTTTCCTCAGCTTCTTGTCGGGGGAACGAAGGAAAAcgacaggatgggatttgcctctgtggcagagggaagggaaaggagatccccccagtgcagccccggcaggacggcgtcggcagcggggttttcctgcagctggggcccatgctgggctgggagatggagcaggagagagggggaaaggggcagtGACTTCCTCCTTACCTGTCTGGCTGTCCTGGGGCATCTTCCTCTTCATGGATGCCtaaactaaaaaattaaaaattaaactaaaaatgtgggaccaaaaacaccccaaaaaaacgCAGtgtcagaatacaacctgacacccgGTGTTGTAGCAGTCCAGTCAAATCGTGGCTGCAGTCCTCCTCTAGTCACAGATGTGGTTTTGATCACGTAGATGggtctggttttcctctgggaatccagtggaaacaggctgcttCTGGTGTTTCCCATctcagattatatccaggtaggaatgcctggctcctccctgtgggtggagcatctcacaatgggatgatgcaaTTAATCAGTCATGCAGGGagactcaatggcccattagcagaagatatctccctggagggaggatgggtcatggaagagataaagaaaactgccccacctggttttaacaattggcccattaacagaagataacACTCTGGAGTAATGAGGGAGGGGTCATGGAATAAATAACAAACACTGCccctggtttcaacagatggtaATAGAATATCTACTTTTAGTTCCATCTTACATTGCAACCTAAGACAGGACcccaggctccttgcccaggctctctccagaaCATGGccaggccaatgctcagcacagaaaagccccgtcagcagccccaggctggccgtgggcaggctgggggcaaacagcatggctggggctctgcaaggtccctgggggagacgggaaggagcagcagagcaggggctgatccatccccactgcacTGGACACCCCAGGACAGCGTCCCACAGCGGCCTCATGCACCTGCCAACaacatcccccctctgcagccctggcctctcccccagctcacacaggggccgcatccttgcaggcacagccacggcagcactgcctcaggagcccctgtttgcactgcacacagcaggcgTCAGCACCGccatggtgttggtgtggggagatgaacctgagggagcacaaatgccatcagcccctggggccaGCAAGGGCTGCGGGACAGCAGGGAAACCACTCAGGTTTGTGATGGCCTCTGCAGTCAGCCACAAAGTTTGTTCCCATCAGCTGGGAGTttcctgtggcactgcagacgttgttgctcagagccagcactgcctggcagcCACCCCTAAACTGCCCTGagcatttcctttgcttcaCCTTGGCTTTCTTGACTCTTCCTGCTACAAATTTCTTCCACTAGCCcacctctgttccctcccttgcaaacagcccatccctgtgtcctgggtTATGCAACAatgtttattctctttttccatctgttcAAACTGcttggggagatgttttctttatctcttgtatgacccattcctcataactccaggggggagggggcgggtgccttctgataatgggccagctgttaaaaccaggtggagcattgttccttatctcttccacaacctGGCCTCCCTCCAAGGGGTTATCTTCTGGTAATGGGAAATTAAGGCTCCTCACATGACTGAAAccattacatcatcccattgtgagatgcttcaCCCAGAGGGGAGAGCAAACCATTCCTACCTAAAACCCCCTGAGATTCAGGAACACCAGGtatcctgttttccactggattccagaggaaactggacccatctcacctcCACTGGAGCCTTTCTTCAGGATCATatctactccaacagaaccacatttgTTTCtacaggaggatttatttggacttctcccaacaccctgaccaacaagGTGTCTGCTCGTCTTCTGACCCTTTCAGGGTTTCTTGgatttttgcttctttgcttgttgttttgtactactacatgggtatttttaatattccttgtaaagaactgttattgcTATTCCCAAATCATTGCCTGAAAgcccttaattgcaaaattataataatcgGAAAGGAGGggagtttacattctccattcaaagggaaactccagctttccctggcagacacctttCTTCCAAAACCAAGACACCCTGGCTGCCCTTTCCTCTCTGGGCCCAATCCCCATTTCAGTTCCTTAAGCTGGCACCATGGGAACGTCCCTTGGagagcaggatcatcctccaagtgcttcaggaattgtctgcaggctcctgcagggcctcctgctgctcccttgccagaggcaccacagcCCACAGGGACACATCTGgcctgctgtgtctggctgtggggctccctgctctgggcaatgaggaggggctgcagaggctctgcaggactgacaggatgggctctggggctgtgaggagaagctgagggacctgggctgctgagGCACCTTCTgaagaggaggcccagggctcatcctgcagctgctgcaaggGTTGtttcagagaatcccagaatcagcAAGGTTGGCAAAGGCCTTGGacatcatcaagtccaagcCGTGCCCTGACACTGCCTtgtctctcctgagcctcctcttctccaggatgaacaaccccagctccctcagctgctcctcacagcacttgtgttccagacccctcagcagccttgttgcccttctctggacaccctccagcccctccatttccttcctaaACTGGGGgccccagaactggacacagcactcgaggtgctgcccaagcagtgcccagcacaggggaagaatccctgccctgctcctgctggccacactgttcctgatccatgggagtgccaggggtgggatgggggaaatCGTAAGGTGGGGACAAAGTGTGATTGCAAGCCATGAAGAGTCTTAATGAAGCCAAACTCCAGAGACTGTAAACCAGGCTCAACTTTCCAGAAATTCCTTTTGACTGGATTTGCTGCATCCCCCAGACTGGGGATCACCAGTACATTTGCAGGTTTTGCTGTGCATCATCAGCCTGTCCAgactctgctctgtgtttcaCAAATGGACAAGACAAGGGATCTCGTGCCAAGCTTCCTTTCAAACAGCCAAACCCGGGTCAGcatgacagaaaagaaggaaaaagaaagaaaatattcaccaGTTGGAACAGAGGCAGTGTCCCACCATCTTCCCCTCCAATGGTGGTATTTTGTACATTTAGAGACAAAGCTGGCTCTGAAGCTGCCATCTCTCATTTCCCGATGCTATTtgctgcccctcagccctgagtgccactgctctgcctgcctgctgtccctgtggggctggggatgctcagcctgcaAAGAGAGGGCCATGGGGAggcctcagtgcagctgtgcagggctgggagggtcCCACAGCAAAGATGGGCACAGAGTGTTCAACAGGGCCTGTGCAGAGAGGGCAGGCGGGGATGGCTTTGCACTGCAGGAGGGCGATTGGAGTTGGGAGTGGAAGTTGAAGGAAGATGTTCTTTTCCACTGAGTCTGGTGAGGCACCgggccaggctgtgcacagaggctgtggatgccccatccttggcaACATCCAAGGTgggaacagggctctgagcaacatggTCTGGGGAAGGATTGCTCAGGTTGCCACAAGATGATCTTCAGGGTCTCTTCAAAGCAATTCTGCTCAGGGCTTCCATCATTCTCTGGTTGCCAGTGTCCACTTTGGATCCCCCCTGCactcctgggagctgtgatgTCACAGTCCATGTTCCAAGTGGAACTGGCAGCATCCAGCAAAGAGCACAACACAACCACTGGCCGTTGTGTCAGCCCAGCcttcacctgctccaggagcactcCTGTCACCCTGCTTatcccctgctcccagagagcCCATCAGGCCTGAGCTGCCTGGACTGCCTGGATTTTCCCATCCATTGCTGCAGGATGCTCACTTTTGTTCTGATGAAGGTACGGGGTCATTCCATGGAGATGGACACTCCTGGActtcctggcagggctggagctctgtggggatggtgtgggacagggaccccacTCTGAGGTTTTGTACCCTCTGCAGGCTGTATCAGCCCTGAAAGCTGGCTGTTTTCTGGAGTGTGCCATCCgtctctgctgctggctgctcacaGATGTCCCAACAAAGGTACGGTGCCAATCCATGCAGGTGGACACCCCTGGacttcctggctgggctgcagctctgtaggaatggtgtgggacagggaccccactctgaggttttgctacctctgcaggctgtgagaGAGACAGAGGAAGAGATGGATGTGGATTTTCAGATGGATAGAGAGGAAGGAATGGAAGTGGATGGAGAAGAGAGCGAAGCAGAAGAGATGGAAGTGGATGTGGAGGAGGACAAAGTGGAAGACATGGAAGTAGACCTAGATACAGAGGAGAAGATGGAGGTGGATGGAGATAAGACCTGTGAGGAAGAAATGGAGGTGGATTTAGAGGAGGAGACGGTAGAAGAAATGGAAGTGGAtttggaagaggagaaggaggaagaaatggaGGTAGATGTGGAAGAGGACATCGAGTACATGGAGGTTGATGTCAAAGATGAGGAGGAGCCCATGGTGTTGGGATGAAGAccgtgccagcagcaggacaggcatgtgctccccacaggcagagtgggtcccctgctgccaggctggggctgggctgggtgctccCTGTTCAGGGACACGGTGCCCTCTGCACTGGATCCTGGTGGCCATCCCTGGCCTGCCCTGGGCTTGCTTTGGGCCACACAAGCCCCgtcccagctggggcacagcccccagccccaggcaggctcagttgtggcagcagagacccgctgtgccagcctgtgccagcctgggagcccatggaacagccctggtgcctgacttgcactctcttttctttcaagtgTGACAGACATCCCAGGACAGAGATGCCACCCTTCTGTATATATGTTTTCAACTTTGTTATTGGTTTTAGGATATAGGTGTTAGGTTTTGTCTTCTGTAAATACATTTCATATATATTTGTTAGATATCTTCATCTGCAAATATGTTCCATAGGTTGTTGTTGTTACAAATATTCTTACAATGTACATATGTTCTGTAGTTTATGTTTGTTGCTGttcttctgtaaataaacaatCTTTGTTTTACACAGCTCACTTCTCTTTGCATTTGctttgggcacaggcagcatttccaaggTTGTGGTCTCCAGTCTTAGGTTGCAAACTGtaactaaaaatgtgtattcaaTTTTCATTTGTTGAAACTAGTTGGGACATTTTGTTTCTCTATCGTCTTCCACCCTTttcctccgagggacatcaccttttaatgggccatttaaggcctctccCATCACTGACAACATCAgttcattccattgtgagatgctgcacccagtgggaggagccaaagcctttccaccagcataaaacctgcaatccgAAACACTAATGGAGCTGGTTTTGGGCGGAATTCtcggaggaagactggacccatctcaccagcactggatcCTTTGCTCTACAGGATCACCTCTACTCTACAGAAAAACttctgttactccaggaagactttggacttccaacaccctgacaacagggtgtcaggtcatatctctgactctgtcagggttttctaggacttttgtttgtttgcttgtttgtttcttcgTACTACTGTTTGTGTGGGggattttttattgttgttggtttttttttactactcCTAGTAAAAACCAGTTAttcttattcccatatttttgcctgaaagcttcTAATTGTAAAATTGTcatttggagggagggaaggatttTTTACATTCTGTATT
This sequence is a window from Prinia subflava isolate CZ2003 ecotype Zambia chromosome 27, Cam_Psub_1.2, whole genome shotgun sequence. Protein-coding genes within it:
- the LOC134562340 gene encoding zinc finger protein 239-like, which produces MKRKMPQDSQTGKSHPVVFLRSPDKKLRKETREDKSRQQNLMEEAILSGSTEEESSREEKYQRFHIKKGSTPIQGCSDEEIPTLFQGRGKRSSQSSDLMAHEQRHDKERCYECLKCGKSFSQNSSLIRHQRIHTGERPYQCGECGKGCRDSSALIVHMRIHNGERPYECAECGKSFSHSSSLTVHKRTHTGDRPYQCGECGKGFNQRSKMIIHQMTHTGERPYKCSQCEKRFQTSSTLLVHQRIHTDERPFRCPDCGKGFKHNSTLVTHLRIHTGERPYKCPQCGKSFSDSSALTQHQHRHR